The following proteins are encoded in a genomic region of Ostrea edulis chromosome 7, xbOstEdul1.1, whole genome shotgun sequence:
- the LOC125653787 gene encoding uncharacterized protein LOC125653787 isoform X2: protein MDTSLLDVTSLFMDTDELTSSSRPSTPSTFFREQSKVLPTIGGEQTAGQKRNWKNPQLSRTKDKLKKIERKKKKKNKTKEKQDRQIMQNDGPINQFTTKLPRKPIFDLAGNIITTTVPVPSVGQTNGDNVSPNPGTTKSPNEGLDKGPPLILLTTKSPESSSKSTTGSSTDDGKVEGSTLSPVINSTSKNISTTGKPSTTSKGIEDPPASTPDPESAGEGMFNPSTQSPNQIDLTKNLQDKVNLNLKNVTNNADSTHINIVINVVDKKGRNKDRKKDKWRRRQVRRLKCPSKDFRNSPEGYKCCLKSAKCFENLPEDIEEVTDATKQNGDPQTGNFSEACGQIDDSLVCMAGVLARNQCKNAAEIVNKDLSEELVMVREFHRKHCSGTLGRTTLSPIPGGQGHSASSGSESGLPTSVVIGAAIGGFFLIILIVAIVCFARRKKSRPPTQDKVAFRNSSAESARYKEFFRSSSEVYAEIDEKHLQRSLRVNNDNTTFERVEGNGGSTGSRPLPTAPSNGVDEDRSGYLTPRDSRENINDRTGYDQLSTVSVDDVSSAGSYDKLARAHRNEHPEPEVIDGDYITPESDKPTEEKNPDNYHTYFVLEK from the exons ATGGACACAAGTCTGCTGGATGTGACGTCTCTCTTTATGGACACGGACGAACTGACCTCATCCTCCCGACCTTCCACGCCCTCTACATTTTTCCGGGAACAGAGCAAAGTGTTGCCAACTATCGGTGGAGAACAAACTGCTGGACAAAAGCGCAACTGGAAAAACCCGCAGTTAAGCAGGACCAAGGATAAACTGAAAAAGATTGaacgaaagaaaaagaagaaaaataaaaccaaagaaAAACAAGATAGACAAATTATGCAGAATGACGGACCAATAAATCAATTTACCACCAAACTGCCCCGGAAACCGATTTTCGATTTGGCGGGAAATATCATCACCACAACAGTCCCAGTACCCTCAGTGGGTCAAACAAATGGCGATAACGTATCCCCTAACCCAGGGACTACAAAATCTCCGAATGAAGGGCTGGACAAGGGCCCACCTTTAATACTACTCACAACAAAATCTCCGGAGTCTTCTTCCAAATCCACAACAGGGAGTTCTACAGACGATGGGAAGGTAGAGGGCAGCACACTATCGCCTGTGATTAATAGCACCTCCAAAAATATCTCCACAACGGGTAAACCTTCCACCACATCGAAAGGAATCGAGGACCCCCCAGCGTCCACGCCAGACCCCGAGTCTGCAGGGGAGGGTATGTTTAACCCCAGCACCCAGTCCCCAAACCAAATAGACTTAACAAAAAATTTACAGGACAAAGTCAATCTAAATCTGAAAAATGTCACAAATAATGCTGACTCAACGCATATCAATATTGTTATTAATGTGGTAGATAAGAAGGGGAGAAACAAAGACAGGAAGAAGGACAAATGGCGACGAAGACAGGTCAGGAGACTCAAGTGTCCCTCTAAAG ATTTTCGGAATTCACCGGAAGGGTATAAGTGCTGTTTAAAGTCCGCCAAATGTTTCGAGAATCTACCGGAAGATATAGAAGAAGTAACGGATGCAACCAAGCAAAATGGAGACCCCCAAACCGGAAATTTTTCAGAGGCTTGTGG ACAAATAGACGATTCTTTGGTATGCATGGCGGGAGTCCTGGCCAGGAACCAATGCAAGAATGCGGCGGAAATTGTTAACAAGGACCTCTCCGAAGAATTGGTTATGGTCCGGGAATTTCACAGAAAACACTGCTCTGGAACTCTAG GAAGGACAACTCTATCCCCAATTCCAGGTGGACAAGGACACAGTGCGTCATCCGGCTCGGAATCTGGTCTACCGACGTCCGTTGTAATCGGAGCTGCGATTGGTGGATTCTTCCTCATCATTCTTATTGTTGCGATCGTCTGCTTTGCTCGGCGGAAAAAGTCACG ACCGCCTACACAAGACAAGGTAGCTTTTCGCAACTCCTCGGCAGAGTCCGCTCGCTACAAGGAGTTCTTCAGGAGCAGTTCCGAAGTGTACGCTGAAATAGACGAGAAACAT cTGCAGAGATCCCTTCGAGTTAACAATGACAATACCACGTTCGAAAGGGTAGAAGGAAATGGCGGGAGTACCGGAAGCAGACCGTTGCCCACTGCGCCCTCTAACGGCGTCGATGAAGATAGAAGCGGATATCTAACCCCCCGAGACAGCAGAGAAAACATCAATGACAGAACAGGCTATGACCAGTTGTCGACTGTGTCAGTTGATGATGTTAGTAGTGCAGGGTCTTATGATAAACTTGCACGTGCCCATCGCAATGAACATCCAGAACCGGAAGTTATAGATGGTGATTATATAACTCCAGAATCAGATAAACcgacagaagaaaaaaatccggACAATTACCACACATACTTCGTGTTGGAAAAATGA
- the LOC125653787 gene encoding uncharacterized protein LOC125653787 isoform X3 has translation MDTSLLDVTSLFMDTDELTSSSRPSTPSTFFREQSKVLPTIGGEQTAGQKRNWKNPQLSRTKDKLKKIERKKKKKNKTKEKQDRQIMQNDGPINQFTTKLPRKPIFDLAGNIITTTVPVPSVGQTNGDNVSPNPGTTKSPNEGLDKGPPLILLTTKSPESSSKSTTGSSTDDGKVEGSTLSPVINSTSKNISTTGKPSTTSKGIEDPPASTPDPESAGEDKKGRNKDRKKDKWRRRQVRRLKCPSKDFRNSPEGYKCCLKSAKCFENLPEDIEEVTDATKQNGDPQTGNFSEACGQIDDSLVCMAGVLARNQCKNAAEIVNKDLSEELVMVREFHRKHCSGTLAGRTTLSPIPGGQGHSASSGSESGLPTSVVIGAAIGGFFLIILIVAIVCFARRKKSRPPTQDKVAFRNSSAESARYKEFFRSSSEVYAEIDEKHLQRSLRVNNDNTTFERVEGNGGSTGSRPLPTAPSNGVDEDRSGYLTPRDSRENINDRTGYDQLSTVSVDDVSSAGSYDKLARAHRNEHPEPEVIDGDYITPESDKPTEEKNPDNYHTYFVLEK, from the exons ATGGACACAAGTCTGCTGGATGTGACGTCTCTCTTTATGGACACGGACGAACTGACCTCATCCTCCCGACCTTCCACGCCCTCTACATTTTTCCGGGAACAGAGCAAAGTGTTGCCAACTATCGGTGGAGAACAAACTGCTGGACAAAAGCGCAACTGGAAAAACCCGCAGTTAAGCAGGACCAAGGATAAACTGAAAAAGATTGaacgaaagaaaaagaagaaaaataaaaccaaagaaAAACAAGATAGACAAATTATGCAGAATGACGGACCAATAAATCAATTTACCACCAAACTGCCCCGGAAACCGATTTTCGATTTGGCGGGAAATATCATCACCACAACAGTCCCAGTACCCTCAGTGGGTCAAACAAATGGCGATAACGTATCCCCTAACCCAGGGACTACAAAATCTCCGAATGAAGGGCTGGACAAGGGCCCACCTTTAATACTACTCACAACAAAATCTCCGGAGTCTTCTTCCAAATCCACAACAGGGAGTTCTACAGACGATGGGAAGGTAGAGGGCAGCACACTATCGCCTGTGATTAATAGCACCTCCAAAAATATCTCCACAACGGGTAAACCTTCCACCACATCGAAAGGAATCGAGGACCCCCCAGCGTCCACGCCAGACCCCGAGTCTGCAGGGGAGG ATAAGAAGGGGAGAAACAAAGACAGGAAGAAGGACAAATGGCGACGAAGACAGGTCAGGAGACTCAAGTGTCCCTCTAAAG ATTTTCGGAATTCACCGGAAGGGTATAAGTGCTGTTTAAAGTCCGCCAAATGTTTCGAGAATCTACCGGAAGATATAGAAGAAGTAACGGATGCAACCAAGCAAAATGGAGACCCCCAAACCGGAAATTTTTCAGAGGCTTGTGG ACAAATAGACGATTCTTTGGTATGCATGGCGGGAGTCCTGGCCAGGAACCAATGCAAGAATGCGGCGGAAATTGTTAACAAGGACCTCTCCGAAGAATTGGTTATGGTCCGGGAATTTCACAGAAAACACTGCTCTGGAACTCTAG CAGGAAGGACAACTCTATCCCCAATTCCAGGTGGACAAGGACACAGTGCGTCATCCGGCTCGGAATCTGGTCTACCGACGTCCGTTGTAATCGGAGCTGCGATTGGTGGATTCTTCCTCATCATTCTTATTGTTGCGATCGTCTGCTTTGCTCGGCGGAAAAAGTCACG ACCGCCTACACAAGACAAGGTAGCTTTTCGCAACTCCTCGGCAGAGTCCGCTCGCTACAAGGAGTTCTTCAGGAGCAGTTCCGAAGTGTACGCTGAAATAGACGAGAAACAT cTGCAGAGATCCCTTCGAGTTAACAATGACAATACCACGTTCGAAAGGGTAGAAGGAAATGGCGGGAGTACCGGAAGCAGACCGTTGCCCACTGCGCCCTCTAACGGCGTCGATGAAGATAGAAGCGGATATCTAACCCCCCGAGACAGCAGAGAAAACATCAATGACAGAACAGGCTATGACCAGTTGTCGACTGTGTCAGTTGATGATGTTAGTAGTGCAGGGTCTTATGATAAACTTGCACGTGCCCATCGCAATGAACATCCAGAACCGGAAGTTATAGATGGTGATTATATAACTCCAGAATCAGATAAACcgacagaagaaaaaaatccggACAATTACCACACATACTTCGTGTTGGAAAAATGA
- the LOC125653787 gene encoding uncharacterized protein LOC125653787 isoform X1: protein MDTSLLDVTSLFMDTDELTSSSRPSTPSTFFREQSKVLPTIGGEQTAGQKRNWKNPQLSRTKDKLKKIERKKKKKNKTKEKQDRQIMQNDGPINQFTTKLPRKPIFDLAGNIITTTVPVPSVGQTNGDNVSPNPGTTKSPNEGLDKGPPLILLTTKSPESSSKSTTGSSTDDGKVEGSTLSPVINSTSKNISTTGKPSTTSKGIEDPPASTPDPESAGEGMFNPSTQSPNQIDLTKNLQDKVNLNLKNVTNNADSTHINIVINVVDKKGRNKDRKKDKWRRRQVRRLKCPSKDFRNSPEGYKCCLKSAKCFENLPEDIEEVTDATKQNGDPQTGNFSEACGQIDDSLVCMAGVLARNQCKNAAEIVNKDLSEELVMVREFHRKHCSGTLAGRTTLSPIPGGQGHSASSGSESGLPTSVVIGAAIGGFFLIILIVAIVCFARRKKSRPPTQDKVAFRNSSAESARYKEFFRSSSEVYAEIDEKHLQRSLRVNNDNTTFERVEGNGGSTGSRPLPTAPSNGVDEDRSGYLTPRDSRENINDRTGYDQLSTVSVDDVSSAGSYDKLARAHRNEHPEPEVIDGDYITPESDKPTEEKNPDNYHTYFVLEK from the exons ATGGACACAAGTCTGCTGGATGTGACGTCTCTCTTTATGGACACGGACGAACTGACCTCATCCTCCCGACCTTCCACGCCCTCTACATTTTTCCGGGAACAGAGCAAAGTGTTGCCAACTATCGGTGGAGAACAAACTGCTGGACAAAAGCGCAACTGGAAAAACCCGCAGTTAAGCAGGACCAAGGATAAACTGAAAAAGATTGaacgaaagaaaaagaagaaaaataaaaccaaagaaAAACAAGATAGACAAATTATGCAGAATGACGGACCAATAAATCAATTTACCACCAAACTGCCCCGGAAACCGATTTTCGATTTGGCGGGAAATATCATCACCACAACAGTCCCAGTACCCTCAGTGGGTCAAACAAATGGCGATAACGTATCCCCTAACCCAGGGACTACAAAATCTCCGAATGAAGGGCTGGACAAGGGCCCACCTTTAATACTACTCACAACAAAATCTCCGGAGTCTTCTTCCAAATCCACAACAGGGAGTTCTACAGACGATGGGAAGGTAGAGGGCAGCACACTATCGCCTGTGATTAATAGCACCTCCAAAAATATCTCCACAACGGGTAAACCTTCCACCACATCGAAAGGAATCGAGGACCCCCCAGCGTCCACGCCAGACCCCGAGTCTGCAGGGGAGGGTATGTTTAACCCCAGCACCCAGTCCCCAAACCAAATAGACTTAACAAAAAATTTACAGGACAAAGTCAATCTAAATCTGAAAAATGTCACAAATAATGCTGACTCAACGCATATCAATATTGTTATTAATGTGGTAGATAAGAAGGGGAGAAACAAAGACAGGAAGAAGGACAAATGGCGACGAAGACAGGTCAGGAGACTCAAGTGTCCCTCTAAAG ATTTTCGGAATTCACCGGAAGGGTATAAGTGCTGTTTAAAGTCCGCCAAATGTTTCGAGAATCTACCGGAAGATATAGAAGAAGTAACGGATGCAACCAAGCAAAATGGAGACCCCCAAACCGGAAATTTTTCAGAGGCTTGTGG ACAAATAGACGATTCTTTGGTATGCATGGCGGGAGTCCTGGCCAGGAACCAATGCAAGAATGCGGCGGAAATTGTTAACAAGGACCTCTCCGAAGAATTGGTTATGGTCCGGGAATTTCACAGAAAACACTGCTCTGGAACTCTAG CAGGAAGGACAACTCTATCCCCAATTCCAGGTGGACAAGGACACAGTGCGTCATCCGGCTCGGAATCTGGTCTACCGACGTCCGTTGTAATCGGAGCTGCGATTGGTGGATTCTTCCTCATCATTCTTATTGTTGCGATCGTCTGCTTTGCTCGGCGGAAAAAGTCACG ACCGCCTACACAAGACAAGGTAGCTTTTCGCAACTCCTCGGCAGAGTCCGCTCGCTACAAGGAGTTCTTCAGGAGCAGTTCCGAAGTGTACGCTGAAATAGACGAGAAACAT cTGCAGAGATCCCTTCGAGTTAACAATGACAATACCACGTTCGAAAGGGTAGAAGGAAATGGCGGGAGTACCGGAAGCAGACCGTTGCCCACTGCGCCCTCTAACGGCGTCGATGAAGATAGAAGCGGATATCTAACCCCCCGAGACAGCAGAGAAAACATCAATGACAGAACAGGCTATGACCAGTTGTCGACTGTGTCAGTTGATGATGTTAGTAGTGCAGGGTCTTATGATAAACTTGCACGTGCCCATCGCAATGAACATCCAGAACCGGAAGTTATAGATGGTGATTATATAACTCCAGAATCAGATAAACcgacagaagaaaaaaatccggACAATTACCACACATACTTCGTGTTGGAAAAATGA
- the LOC125653787 gene encoding uncharacterized protein LOC125653787 isoform X4, with the protein MDTSLLDVTSLFMDTDELTSSSRPSTPSTFFREQSKVLPTIGGEQTAGQKRNWKNPQLSRTKDKLKKIERKKKKKNKTKEKQDRQIMQNDGPINQFTTKLPRKPIFDLAGNIITTTVPVPSVGQTNGDNVSPNPGTTKSPNEGLDKGPPLILLTTKSPESSSKSTTGSSTDDGKVEGSTLSPVINSTSKNISTTGKPSTTSKGIEDPPASTPDPESAGEDKKGRNKDRKKDKWRRRQVRRLKCPSKDFRNSPEGYKCCLKSAKCFENLPEDIEEVTDATKQNGDPQTGNFSEACGQIDDSLVCMAGVLARNQCKNAAEIVNKDLSEELVMVREFHRKHCSGTLGRTTLSPIPGGQGHSASSGSESGLPTSVVIGAAIGGFFLIILIVAIVCFARRKKSRPPTQDKVAFRNSSAESARYKEFFRSSSEVYAEIDEKHLQRSLRVNNDNTTFERVEGNGGSTGSRPLPTAPSNGVDEDRSGYLTPRDSRENINDRTGYDQLSTVSVDDVSSAGSYDKLARAHRNEHPEPEVIDGDYITPESDKPTEEKNPDNYHTYFVLEK; encoded by the exons ATGGACACAAGTCTGCTGGATGTGACGTCTCTCTTTATGGACACGGACGAACTGACCTCATCCTCCCGACCTTCCACGCCCTCTACATTTTTCCGGGAACAGAGCAAAGTGTTGCCAACTATCGGTGGAGAACAAACTGCTGGACAAAAGCGCAACTGGAAAAACCCGCAGTTAAGCAGGACCAAGGATAAACTGAAAAAGATTGaacgaaagaaaaagaagaaaaataaaaccaaagaaAAACAAGATAGACAAATTATGCAGAATGACGGACCAATAAATCAATTTACCACCAAACTGCCCCGGAAACCGATTTTCGATTTGGCGGGAAATATCATCACCACAACAGTCCCAGTACCCTCAGTGGGTCAAACAAATGGCGATAACGTATCCCCTAACCCAGGGACTACAAAATCTCCGAATGAAGGGCTGGACAAGGGCCCACCTTTAATACTACTCACAACAAAATCTCCGGAGTCTTCTTCCAAATCCACAACAGGGAGTTCTACAGACGATGGGAAGGTAGAGGGCAGCACACTATCGCCTGTGATTAATAGCACCTCCAAAAATATCTCCACAACGGGTAAACCTTCCACCACATCGAAAGGAATCGAGGACCCCCCAGCGTCCACGCCAGACCCCGAGTCTGCAGGGGAGG ATAAGAAGGGGAGAAACAAAGACAGGAAGAAGGACAAATGGCGACGAAGACAGGTCAGGAGACTCAAGTGTCCCTCTAAAG ATTTTCGGAATTCACCGGAAGGGTATAAGTGCTGTTTAAAGTCCGCCAAATGTTTCGAGAATCTACCGGAAGATATAGAAGAAGTAACGGATGCAACCAAGCAAAATGGAGACCCCCAAACCGGAAATTTTTCAGAGGCTTGTGG ACAAATAGACGATTCTTTGGTATGCATGGCGGGAGTCCTGGCCAGGAACCAATGCAAGAATGCGGCGGAAATTGTTAACAAGGACCTCTCCGAAGAATTGGTTATGGTCCGGGAATTTCACAGAAAACACTGCTCTGGAACTCTAG GAAGGACAACTCTATCCCCAATTCCAGGTGGACAAGGACACAGTGCGTCATCCGGCTCGGAATCTGGTCTACCGACGTCCGTTGTAATCGGAGCTGCGATTGGTGGATTCTTCCTCATCATTCTTATTGTTGCGATCGTCTGCTTTGCTCGGCGGAAAAAGTCACG ACCGCCTACACAAGACAAGGTAGCTTTTCGCAACTCCTCGGCAGAGTCCGCTCGCTACAAGGAGTTCTTCAGGAGCAGTTCCGAAGTGTACGCTGAAATAGACGAGAAACAT cTGCAGAGATCCCTTCGAGTTAACAATGACAATACCACGTTCGAAAGGGTAGAAGGAAATGGCGGGAGTACCGGAAGCAGACCGTTGCCCACTGCGCCCTCTAACGGCGTCGATGAAGATAGAAGCGGATATCTAACCCCCCGAGACAGCAGAGAAAACATCAATGACAGAACAGGCTATGACCAGTTGTCGACTGTGTCAGTTGATGATGTTAGTAGTGCAGGGTCTTATGATAAACTTGCACGTGCCCATCGCAATGAACATCCAGAACCGGAAGTTATAGATGGTGATTATATAACTCCAGAATCAGATAAACcgacagaagaaaaaaatccggACAATTACCACACATACTTCGTGTTGGAAAAATGA